Proteins encoded within one genomic window of Brassica rapa cultivar Chiifu-401-42 chromosome A09, CAAS_Brap_v3.01, whole genome shotgun sequence:
- the LOC103869056 gene encoding UDP-glycosyltransferase 85A7, which produces MASPAVYTTQKPHVVCVPHPAQGHINPMLKVAKLLHAKGFHVTFVNTVYNHKRLLRSRGPNALDGFPSFRFESIPDGLPETDGNTTQDIPSLCVSTMNNCLSPFKDLLRKINTGDDVPPVSCIVSDAVMSFTLDAAEELGVPDVVFWTASACGLMAFLQFQRFIEKGLTPFKDESYISNKEHLETVIDWIPSMKNFRLKDFPSFILTTDPDDIMLNFSIREVERFKGATAIILNTFDDLEHDVIQSIKSMLPPVYSIGPLNLLASQEVYVDSDMGQMGLNLWREETECLDWLDTKAPNSVVFVNFGCITVMSVEQLDEFAWGLAGSGKEFLWVIRPDLVAGEAAAVPPEFIRETEDRGMMASWCPQEKVLSHPAIGGFLTHCGWNSTLESLSGGVPMICWPFFAEQPTNCKFCCDEWGVGMEIGGDVKREEVEAVIRELMDGEKGKKLREKAEKWQRLAKEATEYPSGSSNVSFETLVNKVL; this is translated from the exons ATGGCATCTCCTGCCGTCTACACCACACAGAAACCACATGTAGTCTGCGTGCCTCATCCGGCTCAAGGACACATCAACCCGATGCTTAAGGTAGCTAAACTCCTCCACGCTAAAGGCTTCCATGTAACCTTCGTCAACACCGTCTACAACCACAAACGTCTCCTCCGATCTCGCGGACCCAACGCGCTAGACGGGTTTCCTTCCTTCCGTTTTGAGTCTATCCCTGATGGTTTACCGGAGACTGATGGGAATACAACACAGGACATCCCTTCCCTTTGCGTGTCCACCATGAACAATTGTCTTTCTCCGTTTAAGGATCTTCTCCGGAAAATAAACACCGGAGATGATGTTCCTCCAGTGAGCTGTATTGTATCGGACGCTGTGATGAGCTTTACACTTGACGCTGCCGAGGAGCTAGGTGTCCCAGATGTTGTTTTTTGGACCGCAAGTGCTTGTGGCTTGATGGCTTTTCTACAATTTCAACGCTTTATCGAGAAAGGTTTAACTCCTTTTAAAG ATGAAAGCTATATCTCTAATAAGGAGCATCTAGAGACGG TTATAGACTGGATACCATCAATGAAAAATTTTAGGCTAAAGGACTTCCCTAGCTTCATCCTTACCACTGATCCTGACGACATAATGCTCAATTTCTCCATTCGAGAGGTCGAGCGATTCAAAGGCGCCACTGCGATCATTCTCAACACGTTTGATGATCTGGAACATGACGTCATACAGTCGATAAAATCTATGTTACCTCCAGTTTATTCTATTGGACCGCTCAATCTCCTAGCGAGCCAGGAAGTCTACGTGGATAGTGATATGGGACAAATGGGATTAAATTTGTGGAGAGAAGAAACTGAATGTTTGGACTGGCTCGACACTAAAGCTCCAAACAGCgttgtttttgtaaattttggatGCATAACGGTGATGAGTGTGGAGCAGCTAGATGAGTTTGCTTGGGGTTTAGCTGGTAGTGGGAAAGAGTTTTTGTGGGTGATCCGACCGGATTTAGTGGCCGGAGAGGCGGCAGCGGTTCCACCGGAGTTTATAAGGGAGACGGAGGACCGGGGGATGATGGCCAGTTGGTGTCCTCAAGAGAAAGTCCTTTCCCACCCAGCAATAGGAGGATTCTTGACGCATTGTGGGTGGAACTCGACGTTAGAAAGTCTTTCTGGCGGTGTTCCGATGATATGTTGGCCATTTTTTGCGGAGCAGCCAACGAACTGTAAATTTTGTTGTGATGAGTGGGGAGTAGGGATGGAGATCGGCGGTGATGTAAAGAGAGAGGAGGTTGAGGCGGTTATACGAGAGTTAATGGATGGAGAAAAGGGAAAGAAGTTGAGAGAGAAGGCAGAGAAGTGGCAGCGGCTGGCCAAGGAAGCGACCGAGTATCCATCTGGTTCGTCAAACGTCAGCTTTGAGACCCTTGTTAATAAGGTTCTCTAA
- the LOC103869055 gene encoding RNA-binding protein 24 — MSSNTSYYRSPFGDTTFTKVFVGGLAWETPTEEMRRYFDQFGEILEAVIITDKTTGKSKGYGFVTFREPDSATRAVADPNPVIDGRKANCNIASFGRPRPSTPRGRGQGGSPSQYQGGGQSGYTGMAAPLQQAATAQLMYPPYGYTYNSEYGYPQALYNTQLQQAQYYQQQMYGGGATSPSSSNIMPSPYYYFQAPSPRPYPHQHHQHYAHHIHQQQQQQRLPSTSSYLIYPYNSEAPTTSSNAPPSQEPISSSTESQATTHQVSGEGGEFDARDAPESATTNRELTSSS, encoded by the exons ATGTCTTCTAATACGAGCTATTACCGATCGCCGTTCGGAGACACGACCTTCACGAAAGTGTTCGTCGGAGGCTTAGCATGGGAGACACCAACCGAGGAAATGCGTCGTTACTTCGATCAGTTCGGAGAGATTCTTGAAGCAGTCATCATCACGGACAAGACCACAGGAAAATCTAAAGGCTATGGTTTC GTCACGTTTCGTGAGCCAGACTCAGCGACTAGAGCAGTGGCCGATCCAAATCCTGTGATCGATGGAAGAAAGGCAAATTGCAATATTGCGTCTTTTGGACGGCCACGACCATCGACGCCTAGAG GGAGAGGACAAGGAGGAAGCCCTAGTCAGTATCAAGGCGGGGGACAATCAGGCTATACCGGAATGGCTGCTCCGCTGCAGCAGGCTGCGACTGCCCAGCTCATGTATCCGCCGTACGG gtACACCTACAATTCTGAATATGGGTACCCCCAA GCATTATACAACACACAACTCCAACAAGCACAATACTATCAACAGCAAATGTACGGTGGAGGGGCAACATCACCATCGTCATCCAATATCATGCCTTCTCCTTACTATTACTTCCAAGCTCCGAGCCCTAGACCATATCCTCATCAACATCACCAACATTATGCTCATCATATTcatcagcagcagcaacagcaaCGCTTACCTTCAACCTCTTCTTACCTAATCTACCCATACAATTCCGAGGCTCCTACTACTTCCTCTAATGCCCCTCCTTCCCAAGAGCCAATATCTTCTTCCACTG AATCACAAGCAACAACACATCAAGTCTCAGGAGAAGGAGGAGAATTCGATGCAAGGGATGCACCTGAAAGTGCAACAACGAACAGAGAGTTGACATCATCTTCGTGA
- the LOC103869054 gene encoding UDP-glycosyltransferase 85A2 isoform X3 — translation MESRAVSPARKQHVVCVPYPAQGHINPMMKVAKLLHAKGFYVTFVNTIYNHKRLLRSRGSNALDGLPSFRFESIPDGLPETDVDVTQDIPSLCESTPKYSLAPFKELLRRINAQDEVPPVNCIVSDGCMSFTLDAAEELGVPEVLFWTTSACGFLAYLHYHKFIEKGLSPLKDESYLTKEHLDTIIDWIPSMKNLRLKDIPSFVRTTNPNDIMLNFLVRETERAKRASAIILNTFDDLEHDVIQSMQSIVPPVYSIGPLHLQVKQQISEDSELGRMGSNLWKEETECMDWLNTKAPNSVVYVNFGSITVMTAKQLVEFAWGLAATGKEFLWVIRPDLVAGEVSMVPPEFLTETADRSMLASWCPQEEVLSHPAVGGFLTHCGWNSTLESICGGVPMVCWPFFAEQQTNCKFCCDEWEIGVEIGGDVRREEVEAVVRELMDGEKGKKMREKAAEWRSLAEKATECKRGSSVVNFDNVVKVLLGE, via the exons atggaATCTCGTGCCGTTTCGCCCGCCCGGAAACAACACGTAGTTTGCGTGCCTTACCCAGCGCAAGGCCATATCAACCCGATGATGAAAGTGGCTAAACTCCTCCACGCCAAAGGCTTCTATGTTACCTTCGTCAACACTATCTACAACCACAAGCGTCTCCTCCGGTCCCGTGGATCCAACGCCCTAGACGGGCTTCCTTCCTTCCGGTTCGAGTCCATCCCCGACGGTCTACCGGAGACTGACGTGGACGTCACACAGGATATCCCTTCCCTTTGCGAGTCCACCCCGAAGTATAGTCTCGCACCGTTCAAGGAGCTTCTTCGACGGATCAACGCCCAAGATGAAGTCCCTCCAGTGAACTGTATTGTATCCGACGGCTGTATGAGCTTTACTCTTGATGCTGCTGAGGAGCTCGGTGTCCCGGAGGTTCTTTTCTGGACCACAAGTGCCTGTGGCTTCTTGGCTTACTTACACTACCATAAGTTCATCGAGAAAGGGTTATCTCCACTCAAAG ATGAGAGTTACTTGACAAAGGAGCATCTAGACACAATTATAGATTGGATTCCATCGATGAAGAACTTAAGACTAAAAGACATCCCTAGCTTCGTCCGTACGACTAACCCTAACGACATAATGCTCAACTTCCTCGTTCGTGAGACCGAACGAGCCAAACGTGCTTCTGCTATCATTCTCAACACGTTCGACGATCTCGAGCATGACGTCATCCAATCCATGCAATCTATTGTACCTCCGGTTTACTCCATTGGACCGCTCCATCTACAAGTGAAACAACAGATCAGTGAGGATAGTGAACTCGGACGAATGGGATCGAACCTGTGGAAAGAAGAGACGGAGTGTATGGATTGGCTAAATACCAAAGCTCCAAACAGCGTTGTTTACGTTAACTTTGGGAGCATAACTGTGATGACAGCCAAGCAGCTTGTGGAGTTCGCTTGGGGTTTAGCAGCAACGGGAAAAGAGTTTTTGTGGGTGATACGGCCGGACTTAGTAGCCGGTGAGGTATCCATGGTTCCACCTGAGTTTCTAACGGAGACGGCGGACCGGAGTATGCTGGCGAGTTGGTGTCCTCAGGAGGAAGTCCTATCTCATCCGGCGGTAGGAGGGTTCTTAACACACTGTGGATGGAACTCGACGCTTGAAAGTATTTGCGGTGGAGTTCCAATGGTGTGCTGGCCATTTTTTGCTGAGCAGCAAACAAATTGTAAGTTCTGTTGTGACGAGTGGGAGATTGGTGTTGAGATCGGTGGAGATGTGAGGAGGGAGGAGGTTGAGGCGGTGGTTAGAGAGTTGATGGATGGAGAGAAGGGTAAGAAAATGAGAGAGAAGGCGGCGGAGTGGCGGAGCTTGGCTGAGAAGGCGACGGAGTGTAAGCGTGGTTCGTCGGTTGTAAATTTCGACAACGTTGTTAAGGTTCTTTTAGGGGAGTAA
- the LOC103869054 gene encoding UDP-glycosyltransferase 85A2 isoform X1 — MESRAVSPARKQHVVCVPYPAQGHINPMMKVAKLLHAKGFYVTFVNTIYNHKRLLRSRGSNALDGLPSFRFESIPDGLPETDVDVTQDIPSLCESTPKYSLAPFKELLRRINAQDEVPPVNCIVSDGCMSFTLDAAEELGVPEVLFWTTSACGFLAYLHYHKFIEKGLSPLKVDLADESYLTKEHLDTIIDWIPSMKNLRLKDIPSFVRTTNPNDIMLNFLVRETERAKRASAIILNTFDDLEHDVIQSMQSIVPPVYSIGPLHLQVKQQISEDSELGRMGSNLWKEETECMDWLNTKAPNSVVYVNFGSITVMTAKQLVEFAWGLAATGKEFLWVIRPDLVAGEVSMVPPEFLTETADRSMLASWCPQEEVLSHPAVGGFLTHCGWNSTLESICGGVPMVCWPFFAEQQTNCKFCCDEWEIGVEIGGDVRREEVEAVVRELMDGEKGKKMREKAAEWRSLAEKATECKRGSSVVNFDNVVKVLLGE; from the exons atggaATCTCGTGCCGTTTCGCCCGCCCGGAAACAACACGTAGTTTGCGTGCCTTACCCAGCGCAAGGCCATATCAACCCGATGATGAAAGTGGCTAAACTCCTCCACGCCAAAGGCTTCTATGTTACCTTCGTCAACACTATCTACAACCACAAGCGTCTCCTCCGGTCCCGTGGATCCAACGCCCTAGACGGGCTTCCTTCCTTCCGGTTCGAGTCCATCCCCGACGGTCTACCGGAGACTGACGTGGACGTCACACAGGATATCCCTTCCCTTTGCGAGTCCACCCCGAAGTATAGTCTCGCACCGTTCAAGGAGCTTCTTCGACGGATCAACGCCCAAGATGAAGTCCCTCCAGTGAACTGTATTGTATCCGACGGCTGTATGAGCTTTACTCTTGATGCTGCTGAGGAGCTCGGTGTCCCGGAGGTTCTTTTCTGGACCACAAGTGCCTGTGGCTTCTTGGCTTACTTACACTACCATAAGTTCATCGAGAAAGGGTTATCTCCACTCAAAG TGGATTTGGCAGATGAGAGTTACTTGACAAAGGAGCATCTAGACACAATTATAGATTGGATTCCATCGATGAAGAACTTAAGACTAAAAGACATCCCTAGCTTCGTCCGTACGACTAACCCTAACGACATAATGCTCAACTTCCTCGTTCGTGAGACCGAACGAGCCAAACGTGCTTCTGCTATCATTCTCAACACGTTCGACGATCTCGAGCATGACGTCATCCAATCCATGCAATCTATTGTACCTCCGGTTTACTCCATTGGACCGCTCCATCTACAAGTGAAACAACAGATCAGTGAGGATAGTGAACTCGGACGAATGGGATCGAACCTGTGGAAAGAAGAGACGGAGTGTATGGATTGGCTAAATACCAAAGCTCCAAACAGCGTTGTTTACGTTAACTTTGGGAGCATAACTGTGATGACAGCCAAGCAGCTTGTGGAGTTCGCTTGGGGTTTAGCAGCAACGGGAAAAGAGTTTTTGTGGGTGATACGGCCGGACTTAGTAGCCGGTGAGGTATCCATGGTTCCACCTGAGTTTCTAACGGAGACGGCGGACCGGAGTATGCTGGCGAGTTGGTGTCCTCAGGAGGAAGTCCTATCTCATCCGGCGGTAGGAGGGTTCTTAACACACTGTGGATGGAACTCGACGCTTGAAAGTATTTGCGGTGGAGTTCCAATGGTGTGCTGGCCATTTTTTGCTGAGCAGCAAACAAATTGTAAGTTCTGTTGTGACGAGTGGGAGATTGGTGTTGAGATCGGTGGAGATGTGAGGAGGGAGGAGGTTGAGGCGGTGGTTAGAGAGTTGATGGATGGAGAGAAGGGTAAGAAAATGAGAGAGAAGGCGGCGGAGTGGCGGAGCTTGGCTGAGAAGGCGACGGAGTGTAAGCGTGGTTCGTCGGTTGTAAATTTCGACAACGTTGTTAAGGTTCTTTTAGGGGAGTAA
- the LOC103869054 gene encoding UDP-glycosyltransferase 85A2 isoform X2, whose amino-acid sequence MESRAVSPARKQHVVCVPYPAQGHINPMMKVAKLLHAKGFYVTFVNTIYNHKRLLRSRGSNALDGLPSFRFESIPDGLPETDVDVTQDIPSLCESTPKYSLAPFKELLRRINAQDEVPPVNCIVSDGCMSFTLDAAEELGVPEVLFWTTSACGFLAYLHYHKFIEKGLSPLKADESYLTKEHLDTIIDWIPSMKNLRLKDIPSFVRTTNPNDIMLNFLVRETERAKRASAIILNTFDDLEHDVIQSMQSIVPPVYSIGPLHLQVKQQISEDSELGRMGSNLWKEETECMDWLNTKAPNSVVYVNFGSITVMTAKQLVEFAWGLAATGKEFLWVIRPDLVAGEVSMVPPEFLTETADRSMLASWCPQEEVLSHPAVGGFLTHCGWNSTLESICGGVPMVCWPFFAEQQTNCKFCCDEWEIGVEIGGDVRREEVEAVVRELMDGEKGKKMREKAAEWRSLAEKATECKRGSSVVNFDNVVKVLLGE is encoded by the exons atggaATCTCGTGCCGTTTCGCCCGCCCGGAAACAACACGTAGTTTGCGTGCCTTACCCAGCGCAAGGCCATATCAACCCGATGATGAAAGTGGCTAAACTCCTCCACGCCAAAGGCTTCTATGTTACCTTCGTCAACACTATCTACAACCACAAGCGTCTCCTCCGGTCCCGTGGATCCAACGCCCTAGACGGGCTTCCTTCCTTCCGGTTCGAGTCCATCCCCGACGGTCTACCGGAGACTGACGTGGACGTCACACAGGATATCCCTTCCCTTTGCGAGTCCACCCCGAAGTATAGTCTCGCACCGTTCAAGGAGCTTCTTCGACGGATCAACGCCCAAGATGAAGTCCCTCCAGTGAACTGTATTGTATCCGACGGCTGTATGAGCTTTACTCTTGATGCTGCTGAGGAGCTCGGTGTCCCGGAGGTTCTTTTCTGGACCACAAGTGCCTGTGGCTTCTTGGCTTACTTACACTACCATAAGTTCATCGAGAAAGGGTTATCTCCACTCAAAG CAGATGAGAGTTACTTGACAAAGGAGCATCTAGACACAATTATAGATTGGATTCCATCGATGAAGAACTTAAGACTAAAAGACATCCCTAGCTTCGTCCGTACGACTAACCCTAACGACATAATGCTCAACTTCCTCGTTCGTGAGACCGAACGAGCCAAACGTGCTTCTGCTATCATTCTCAACACGTTCGACGATCTCGAGCATGACGTCATCCAATCCATGCAATCTATTGTACCTCCGGTTTACTCCATTGGACCGCTCCATCTACAAGTGAAACAACAGATCAGTGAGGATAGTGAACTCGGACGAATGGGATCGAACCTGTGGAAAGAAGAGACGGAGTGTATGGATTGGCTAAATACCAAAGCTCCAAACAGCGTTGTTTACGTTAACTTTGGGAGCATAACTGTGATGACAGCCAAGCAGCTTGTGGAGTTCGCTTGGGGTTTAGCAGCAACGGGAAAAGAGTTTTTGTGGGTGATACGGCCGGACTTAGTAGCCGGTGAGGTATCCATGGTTCCACCTGAGTTTCTAACGGAGACGGCGGACCGGAGTATGCTGGCGAGTTGGTGTCCTCAGGAGGAAGTCCTATCTCATCCGGCGGTAGGAGGGTTCTTAACACACTGTGGATGGAACTCGACGCTTGAAAGTATTTGCGGTGGAGTTCCAATGGTGTGCTGGCCATTTTTTGCTGAGCAGCAAACAAATTGTAAGTTCTGTTGTGACGAGTGGGAGATTGGTGTTGAGATCGGTGGAGATGTGAGGAGGGAGGAGGTTGAGGCGGTGGTTAGAGAGTTGATGGATGGAGAGAAGGGTAAGAAAATGAGAGAGAAGGCGGCGGAGTGGCGGAGCTTGGCTGAGAAGGCGACGGAGTGTAAGCGTGGTTCGTCGGTTGTAAATTTCGACAACGTTGTTAAGGTTCTTTTAGGGGAGTAA
- the LOC117128517 gene encoding uncharacterized protein LOC117128517, with protein MARTKQSAKRTRATCSTPPPQVQQQTSASYPWPREQEGELIDLDSPLLLDFNCEGWDKGTAARYNALLRVDMLPTRFCHTETLADLGIDEDVFETLHAIGIAPLCYTTHELYPDLVRQMLATATITYEDSDAPSYANCSFSFMADGEYCRLSLDKLNEIYEMAAEPKGVAVAKKFSPSNAFWDCIANGNFTAGKVYQSQIRNPALRVIAKIISNLLFAKDLTSKVTNGELQTLYTGIEDEIRASGSGIPIQRVKTNPGFNFITMICERRQCLMHGSKKKDRSGSLLTPLFKHFDIDLTKYSVNKEVQYLDIRYLMACHIMRDEETYSFYDKAGTQLFTKLPHPEITRFSVFENIRFLPPPELLCTDPRAAVPDEDMDDVEDITPEADPSYDLGELADVTDDQAYRRWMVDSQRKNNSLMRRILHLVTGGCIGGSAQRQSTTDRPPRSHRPGKEPMGTGPFSEEVHRSRNRRSFDPAESGESD; from the coding sequence ATGGCAAGAACTAAGCAATCCGCCAAGCGAACGAGAGCCACGTGCAGCACGCCACCCCCGCAAGTGCAGCAACAAACGTCCGCCTCCTACCCATGGCCCCGCGAGCAAGAGGGTGAACTGATTGATCTCGACAGCCCATTGCTCCTGGACTTCAATTGCGAGGGGTGGGATAAGGGGACAGCAGCTCGTTACAACGCCCTCCTCCGAGTTGACATGCTACCCACTCGTTTCTGCCACACAGAAACTTTGGCTGATCTTGGGATCGACGAGGATGTATTCGAAACGCTGCACGCCATCGGGATTGCTCCTCTGTGCTACACAACGCACGAGCTCTACCCAGACCTTGTTCGCCAGATGCTCGCCACGGCCACGATCACCTACGAGGATTCCGACGCACCCTCCTACGCCAACTGCTCGTTCTCTTTCATGGCGGATGGAGAGTACTGTCGCTTGTCCCTCGACAAGCTCAATGAAATCTATGAGATGGCCGCTGAACCGAAGGGGGTAGCGGTGgcgaaaaagttctctccctctAACGCCTTTTGGGACTGCATTGCAAATGGGAACTTCACAGCAGGGAAGGTCTACCAGTCGCAGATTCGGAACCCCGCGCTTCGTGTCATCGCGAAGATCATCTCAAACCTCCTGTTCGCCAAGGATCTGACATCGAAGGTCACCAACGGGGAGCTGCAAACCCTGTACACTGGTATTGAGGATGAAATTCGCGCCTCTGGTTCCGGAATTCCCATTCAAAGGGTTAAGACGAATCCCGGTTTCAACTTCATCACCATGATATGCGAGCGGCGACAGTGCCTTATGCACGGCTCGAAGAAGAAAGACAGGAGCGGCAGCCTGCTCACACCGCTTTTCAAGCATTTCGACATTGATCTCACCAAATACAGCGTCAACAAGGAGGTCCAGTACCTCGACATTAGGTACCTAATGGCGTGCCACATCATGCGAGATGAAGAGACCTACAGCTTTTACGATAAAGCCGGAACTCAGCTATTCACCAAACTGCCTCACCCCGAGATCACCAGGTTCAGCGTGTTTGAGAACATACGGTTTCTTCCTCCCCCCGAGCTCCTTTGCACTGATCCACGTGCTGCGGTCCCTGACGAAGACATGGATGATGTTGAGGACATCACCCCTGAAGCCGACCCATCGTACGACCTAGGAGAGCTCGCCGATGTGACCGATGATCAAGCTTACAGACGCTGGATGGTGGACTCGCAGCGAAAGAACAACAGCCTCATGCGGAGGATACTCCACCTCGTCACTGGGGGATGCATTGGAGGGAGCGCCCAGCGCCAGTCTACGACAGATCGACCACCAAGATCCCACCGACCAGGCAAGGAGCCCATGGGAACTGGCCCTTTTTCAGAAGAGGTTCATCGCTCGCGCAACAGGCGATCCTTTGACCCAGCCGAGAGCGGCGAGTCCGACTGA